One genomic window of Elaeis guineensis isolate ETL-2024a chromosome 2, EG11, whole genome shotgun sequence includes the following:
- the LOC140855221 gene encoding uncharacterized protein — MEDNTKYNVPYKEIRGKLVKPKATYVSSPVQVKKVCVWVKQLKFPNGYVSNIARGVNMIEGKIYGMKSHDCHIFMQRLLPLAFCDMLPKPIWGALAELNQFFRYLCIPKLHIDKIELLEKNIVEIIYKLEKIFPSALFNSIKHLPIHLPYEAKVGGPVQYRWICPFERCMHDLKKKVGNKARVEDSISKAYIIKKIFNFCSHYFEPHIQTQRTRVPRNDGVFVDAEDRLSVFIRSGRAFGKSWTRYLTDEEIHTIKIYVLLNCIEVEQYRE; from the exons ATGGAGGACAATACAAAGTATAATGTACCTTATAAG GAAATTAGGGGCAAATTAGTAAAGCCTAAGGCAACTTACGTGTCGTCACCAGTTCAAGTCAAGAAGGTGTGTGTATGGGTTAAGCAATTAAAGTTTCCAAATGGATATGTGTCGAATATAGCTCGAGGGGTTAATATGATCGAAGGCAAAATATATGGCATGAAGAGTCATGATTGTCATATATTCATGCAAAGATTGTTGCCTTTGGCATTCTGTGATATGTTACCTAAACCGATATGGGGTGCATTGGCTGAACTAAAccaattttttagatatttatgtATTCCAAAATTGCATATTGATAAAATAGAGTTGCTTGAGAAAAATATTGTAGAGATAATTTATAAGTTAGAAAAGATATTTCCCTCCGCATTATTCAATTCAATAAAGCATCTACCTATACATTTGCCATATGAAGCAAAAGTAGGTGGGCCAGTCCAGTACAGATGGATATGTCCTTTTGAA AGGTGTATGCATGACTTGAAGAAAAAAGTTGGCAACAAAGCTAGGGTAGAAGATTCAATAAGCAAAGCATATATcattaagaaaatttttaatttttgttcgcATTACTTTGAACCTCACATTCAAACCCAACGCACTAGAGTCCCCCGAAATGATGGAGTTTTTGTTGATGCGGAAGATCGTTTGTCCGTATTCATAAGATCTGGTCGTGCATTTGGAAAAAGTTGGACGAGATATTTGACTGATGAAGAGATACATACTATCAAGATATATGTCCTCCTAAATTGCATTGAGGTTGAACAATACCGTGAGTAA